From the Anguilla anguilla isolate fAngAng1 chromosome 6, fAngAng1.pri, whole genome shotgun sequence genome, one window contains:
- the LOC118230155 gene encoding glutaredoxin-related protein 5, mitochondrial-like isoform X4: MNTLVSSTIRCLRVGSVCWTGLRIDGHVSYSSTRLLCAAAGKKKDFAEMVKKDKVVVFMKGTPAQPMCGFSNAVVQILRMHGVDKYGAYNVLDDQDLREGVKAFSNWPTIPQVFFNGEFVGGCDILLQMHQNGDLVEELNKLGIRSALLEEEDDGKSK; the protein is encoded by the exons ATGAACACGCTAGTCAGCTCAACAATAAGGTGTTTGCGGGTGGGATCTGTCTGCTGGACAGGGTTGCGAATTGATGGGCATGTGTCTTATTCCTCAACCAGATTACTGTGTGCTGCTGCCGGGAAGAAGAAGGACTTTGCAGAGATGGTAAAGAAGGACAAGGTAGTTGTGTTTATGAAAGGGACGCCTGCCCAGCCCATGTGCGGCTTCAGCAACGCTGTAGTCCAGATCCTAAGGATGCATGGAGTGGACAAGTACGGTGCATACAACGTGTTGGACGACCAGGACCTCAGGGAAG GGGTGAAAGCCTTCTCCAACTGGCCAACAATCCCGCAAGTCTTCTTCAACGGGGAATTTGTGGGCGGCTGCGACATCCTTCTTCAGATGCATCAGAACGGGGACCTCGTGGAAGAACTAAATAAGTTGGGCATCCGCTCCGCACTTTTAGAGGAGGAGGATGACGGGAAATCAAAATAG